The nucleotide window AGGTCCATAGAATGCACAATGGAATGGTTCTCCACATCTGTTTCATCCTTCTAGGTACTCTTTAGGATTTCTTAGCTACAACatcttttttcccttttcataTCCAATATAATGATTTAGGTCATAAATCCACCTACTCGATCCATTATGTAGCAAAGTGCAGCAAGTCCTAACAATGTGCATccctttttttgttcttttgtatTCTTAACACATACACAGAAATCTTAAAGGACAAATATCCAGGCCAAGCGACTTCAATTTCCCAAGCAGTAAAATTTTCTGCTCAAACTGTTCATGAAAAGGCAAAGACTTCCaaaaagaaaaggacaaaaataaTGAAATACATGCTGGACCACCTACTCTTTGCTGTCTATCATTGCTTCAACCAAGCTTACGCTTTATACTATCCTAAATTAATGAATACTAGATAAACATTTTCACCAGTGTTGAAACTTCAATTTGCAACTTATTTTAAAGTATCTCGTGGATATCATGGAAAAATGGGAATCATTTAAAGCAATAACTTAGTGCAAAAGGTGAGGATAGAAGCAATTGAGTATATAACATATCCATCTAGAGCGGGGGGGCATATTGCTAAGACTTACCGTAGAGTTCACGTTAATAATTCGGCTCGGAGAACCTCTAATAAGTGATGGTAAAAGCAATATCGAAAGCATCGCCGGAGCTAGATGATTCACTTGCATGTGTTCTTCATACCCATCTTTCGAAAACTTCTGTGGTTCTGTAAAAAACAATATGATTCATTAGCTTAGTTAGAAGACTCAGAAGCAAAATCTCACAAGTTTCCAGATAAAAGCAAGTCCACTCACTCGGCTATCATTCAATCAGATTCCATCTATAGGAGAAAGCAGGTTAAAAGTTGTATCGTATTTCTATTGCCGACACTATGTATTTCCATGCTTAAACAGCTAAATAGATCCACACTAGCCAAGCTTTAGTGCATTGGCAAGAAACATGGTCATGCAAGCCAAAGTGGGAAGGCAGGCTAAGGCAACTGCATTAATACAGGACAGGTGACCGGCATGTAGGATTTTCTTGTTACCTCTGATCATGATCATTATCAAGAGTTCTAGCACACCCATGAATGTAAACATGATGAACATCTAATTGTAGTTCttgaaaggaagaaaaagttGTAGGAACATATCTGAAGGTGCATATCCAAATGTCAATCATAAACTTATAGTTGTAAAGATAACCAATTCCATAGAACAGTAAACTGTGTACCGAGAAATGTAGACTAACCATTACAACTTATTCTAGGGTAGTAGAAAAACATTTTACTTTACACATACACTATATCACCATGCTTGAGCTCATAAGAAGTAAGCATTAGAAGGTGATTATCCAGTTAAAGACCCAGATGCTGCTGCTACAGGATCTTCCCACTTCAGAATTATATATGAGACATCCTCTCATTTTATCCAAATCAACCAAGTAACTAATCAAATAGAATTTCTCATTCAGGGTCTCTCTAGAATATCCCATCCAAAGACGAGATTCAAAAACAAAGCTTTATGCAGTTCTTATTTTACATAAATCATAAACCAGCTTTTTTCGTATTTACCAGGTAGCCCTAGCGAATTCAAATTGTAGGCCTGTCTGAAGCTAGTAATGGCCCATTAAGATTCATTATCATCTCGACTCTAGAAACATTCTAGAAGAATATGTATATAGAGTAAAGATCAATCGTTGATGTGTTTGGTGTCACGAGAATTTGATATACAATGATTTATCACATTTACGGATATAGTGCCTTGCTTTTCAAACAGATCTTTATAAATGCACCACATAGACCATAAACTTCTAAACTAAATGAACAAAAAACTTGACCACATGATGAAACTTCTGAAAGATGCAAACAAACAATAGTATTTGAAAAGATTAAAACTGGATATCAAGTAACAAATTTTTTTTATGAAACAGCTGAAACAATAATAGTTGTTCTCAATTTATCATAGCTCCAGTATCGCACAAAAAGAGTGGACATTTTGGTTAACATCAATTAATAAGAAGAAACTAAAATAGCACTAACCCCCTATTGAAAATATGCCAGCATTATTGATGAGAACATGTAATGGTGCCAAGCGGGCATTCCACGCTTCTGCAAATCGTGCAACAGAATCCAAAGAGAGAAGATCAAGCTCCATGACCTTGCAACAAATGTGAACCATATTTCATTTAGGACAATTCTCTCATGACAGCGAAAGAGATTCACTAACACTAACTTCAAAAATTTCATGAAACTTAAACATTTGTAATAAATTAGAAAGTTGTACTAATTCTTCCTAGATGTACTACTATTAAGTGAAAGACAACATACCTCAATGTTGAGCGGAAGGCCCTTGCCAGACCAATCTTCCTGCCATTTCTGTATTAATTCCTGTGCATTTTTCGTGTTCCTTACAGCCATAACAACATGTGCTCCTGATTCGGCCAACTGCCTGTCTAATGCAAAAGCAAAAATGTTTATACATTAGAGCAAATGGTTTAGAACTTGTACTTAATCTTTGTATCTGGAAGATGAGAGATAAGAGATTAACAGAATCAACAATATAATGAAGATAATAATGTAAAGAAAAGGAACATAGAAAAGCATATGGTGTAACATTATTATCACACATATTCTTTTACGGTGGTGTCTGGCAACTTGTGGGCCCGTCGACTATTCCACCTGGTACCTGCTACCTCCTAATAGCACATGTATCAGGTAACTCTGCTCACCTCACCTAGTGTTTATTTGCCTCCACTGAAATTTGAACCTGAAACCTTCAAGGTTCACCGCTGCCACTAGGCAACACCCTTGGGTGCTAATATGGTGTAACATTACTGGCCACAAAGGAAGTATGCATCATCGCACCCAACTCACCTAGAGTTTATTTGCGTCCGGTGGGTTTGAACTGGAGATCTCATGGTTCTCCTCCACTACTACCACACCCTTGGGTTCTAATATGGTTTGACATTATTCACCACGAAGGAGTTACGCATCAACATAACCACGATTGTGGCCTAGCAATCAATGAAGTGGATACAAACCTCGGGAAGCAGGATTCAAATTGCAGCAAAGACAATAAGCACTAGGTGATTTGAAACAAGTTACCAGTGCAGTGGTCGAAGGGCGTGCAATATACTTTAAAATTGGCGCAGAACCTCAAAACGTGCTCAACCCAATAGACAAAATGCAAACACAAACGGTGAAAGCAAAGTGGAAGAAGCAGAAAGTAAAGCATACCGAGCGATTTCACGGCCGATGCCGCTGGTAGAACCAGTGACGATGCAAGTGAGATCATTGATAGGAGGGAGAGGCATAGGGTTGTGCAAGTGACTAGCCGATATCCTTTGAAAAAGCATCTCGAAAACCAAATAGAACCAGCCTCTTAGCCATTCCATCCATCCTAATGCTTCCTTCTTCACCGTTGTCTTCAATGGCTGcttagcttcttcttcttcttctttcgaATTCCTAATCTCCTCCACCTTCGCCATTATCTCCTTCGGCAAACAGATTCTCCGCAACAGTCGCACTGCTGTCTTCTTTTCTATTCTTTGTTTATtgcttttttgtctttttctttggCCGTGTGACTCTCACGTGAGTCATAATATTAAGACTGATCAGATCATAGATCCGTTCTCACCGTTGTttgcttctctttttcttttttaaagacTGATTAGATATCGCAAAGTCTAATTTTGTGGTGATTAGTATTGACTAGTAGATTAGTTCCTTCTTAGTTGCCTTGTACCCACGTCTTTAAAGGACCACACAGTGTTTACTACTGAATTATGAACCGATGTATCTATTTATTTGACTTTTTcactttatatatttatttttggtGAATGTTGTCACAAATCGATTGTCTCTGAGGTGAGGATCTTCCGAAAATAGCTTCTTTATCCCTTTGGGGTGGggataaagtctgcgtacactttaccctccccaaacccacTGGAtgaaattttactgggttgttgttgttatatttttggtGAATGTTATGAACCTGAGCTGATCTAAGTTTTCTAGGGGACGATCTTACTAATATACCAACTAGGGCAAATTAATggataattaatattttatatttatacgAGAAAAATATATCTAATcaattaaaaatgatgaaaaaagtAACCCTCCATTTACTAGGCAAAGGAAAATTTTAAGCAAATATACTTTTGATTTAATGATATCTCAAAATTAAAGAGTTTCGATAATCGTTTTATTTTACATTTAACAAAATAATTCTTGTGGCTTTCTTAGAAAGCCCATGGCACTATTAGTTGAAAAGaattgtaaaaattgcacgggacgTCTTATTTGGTCGCCCAcatttaacttatacccattttttgaaaagttttaacttgtattcactttttaaacaactccaGCCCCCTTTCTCTTCATCATtatcctccttcgttttcttcttcttcttcttctttcgtTTGTTGCTGTTGGTGCttctatgaaacttcagttcacgGAATAAttgccataaatatgtttatcaaattatttaaaaataaattataaataattacgtaagttagtagacaataatttgtgaatatttccacgtatgcaagttagtagacaatgataattctgttcttttcacgtttattgtttccaaaatttatgatttagatactgttagcaatctgattatttatctagtatgttagaaaggttttcaaaaacttcagcttatatagtgctgaagttttcacaaatgaaccaaataatttcagcatcttctgctgaagtttttgaaaaagcttaatgacaaaactaatgaatccaggataaaaaaaaactttagcttatttagttcaattacaaacaaaaacttcagcaaatagagaataaAACTTCAAGTACTATGCTTAAATTCATCAATtgcaaacaaaaacttcagcaaatagagaacaaaacttcagctacgatgcttaagttcagcaattacaaacaacaATTTCAGCATACTTGGTTCAACACACTTGCTTAAGGTTCAGGCAATGCAGCACACCTTCAGGGAGGCCAACAAGCCGGCACACATGATGGCTAAGGATGCACTAAATGGCAATAATGGCAGGGATCTTACTATTATCTACTATGCCCCTCATTTTGTAACCACTGCCTTAAAATCAGACTATGAAGGTTTGACTTATTTAGTTAAGTATGTTGACAGAGATGTTTGTTCTAGACTAGTATCTTTTAGAAACAAAAATGTCATTCGAGACATGCTATTGGACGGTAATAGACAAGTAGGTAATGCCCTATCGGGCACTATGAATGTTGTTAACTCTACTATTATGTGATATATATAATAAGATCACTGTTGTCAAAAAAAAATTCTCATCAAACAAAGAGCCTGTAAGTACCGTTATCTATCGCTATTATGGCATACAATGTATTTACAAACAAAATTGAAAGATGGAAACTATTGTGGTCCACTTTAAGTAATTTTTGGCTTTTTTATGAtccacaatatttaatttttttagataTTAAAATTGAATTATCTTCTTCTATCCAAAGTTGTCTTTGAAATAACAAGTCTAGGAGTAGCTTGTTATATTGTGAATGAGCAAATTAAGATTAATttggtcaattttattattaattaacgcTAAAGGTGAATTTCCTAATACGTACAGAAAGTGACAAAAACATGTTCTTCTATATGATGTTCTAAATTGGTCAAAAACATCTTCGGAAGGCTGCCAAAAGATGCGTTTTCTTTGTGTTCACGATGTGTCCATTGCTATAATATTTCATGCCACTGGACACGTGTAATTTTATATTTGAGGGATGATGGCTTTGCATCATCCCACAGAGAAAGCTATGGAGCTATCGAGACACAGAAAACGGATAAAACGAAAATGATGACCAAGGACCTGAGAAGCCTTGTAATTAATCCCTCATCTAACACACCTAACACTATCATTTCCACATCTTTGGTGTCCCATTGAGTTATTCCCTACTGGAGCATAATTTTTTTTCCATAAACAGCAGTGTCATTTCGCCTTCCACATATTGGTTGCCTACAGAGTTATTTCCACATCCCGTGCACTTGATTGTCTTACCAACAAATTGAAATGGGAAAaacagggggggggggggggacaaagAATTTAACAACTACCACTCTTTTCCTTCCCAGATCTGTCTATAAGAATCAATTGTCATACGCAAAGAGATGGCATAGAAAGATCAATAGCGCTAGTCACACACGCACACAACACAGAGAGCAAGCACTAATGCCATAACGAAGTCAGCAGTCATGGCAGCAAAACGGAGCCAAAGAAACGTTTTACGAACAATGTCTCCAAATCAAACATATTCCAAACACAAGAGCTCAAATGATAAAAGGGTGTTGTGGTTGATTTATACCCAACCCACTGAAACTTGGAAAATATACACTGCTAATAGTCAAGCCATCAAGCAATCCAGAAATGCAGAGGAGCCCAGATCCTGTTTAATAGATAGAAATTCATACAACAATTAAAGCATTTGTTTCAATGAAACCATGTCGAATATACCTATAGCAGAATACACAATCTAAATAGAAGTCAGGGCACATATTCTGTCATTCATGAGGACACACGGTTTCAATTCGCATCCCGCAAACACATAAAGATGTCACCAACCTCCGTACTCCAACTGACGAAAAATTATTTCCCCCTacatagaaaagaaaagagtaaaACAGTCAGAGATTCcaaccccccccctcccccaaggGTGGAGGTGAAGGAACATCAGAGAAGGAAGAAAGATCATAACAGAAGATTCATATAGTagctattttatttataaaaaatatgattGTACATCAGAAAATTAGGAGAAGAACGACATACGTGTTCATCATCAGTGTGATATTATCGCCTTTCAGAAGAATACGCCCTGCAAAAAATCAGAGGTTAGAGACGCAAGACACATCGAAATATTAGTTTCCTTGGTAATTCTACGAGAGGGAAGAGGTCAAAATAATTTTACCCACCCAACTGTTTTCTGCTTTTCTTCTTCACATTGACTTCCTCAGCATCATCCAGAACCAAATTCATGTACTCATCGAAACCCTAAACACCGAAAATCAATACTATTAGTAAACAAGTATTCACATGTTTATTCACAGTCCACATAGTGTAGCGTGGAAGTATCTAGATACGGCTTGTTCCGGAGAAATTAACACTTCAAAGTTCTACAAGTCAATCAGTACTAATCCCTTGATCAGAAAAGTCATCTGGCCAAAAGGATTTAATGCAGGTGCAAGAGGCAAAGCAATATTCAATACTCTTAATTTATCAAAACGAAAAAGATGCAAAAGCAGTAATTCAGAGGCAACACGCAAGTCCCAGGCGGCTTTTTGTCAACAACCAAGCACATGGCATTAAATTTTGCAGTTATAAGAATGAAGAATACATAAGTGGCACAATGATAAGATAAACAGACTTTAGCACTTAAACAGACCAAAAGATGATCAAAATACAGAGCAGAATAACATTTACACTGCTTGCTCCGACGGGTGTGGCTTAGCAGCCAATAAGCTGGTGCAAAGACCAGGTGAGACTAGGATTCAAATCCAAGCATAAGCAAAAAAAAGCTAGGTGATGTCTTCTCATATATCCAAACCTTGGTGGACAGAGTTCATAGATGTCTTCTCATATATCCAAACCTTGGTGGACAGAGTTCATAGATACATGTCTTGGTGGGAAGATGCAGGTCCATGGTGGAAAATATGAGGTGGGTGAAAGTAACTCGAACACCTCTATtatgaaaaacaaaataaaaataacatttACGCATCTTGCaaagaaatagaaaattttaaaat belongs to Nicotiana tabacum cultivar K326 chromosome 6, ASM71507v2, whole genome shotgun sequence and includes:
- the LOC107779872 gene encoding dehydrogenase/reductase SDR family member FEY, coding for MAKVEEIRNSKEEEEEAKQPLKTTVKKEALGWMEWLRGWFYLVFEMLFQRISASHLHNPMPLPPINDLTCIVTGSTSGIGREIARQLAESGAHVVMAVRNTKNAQELIQKWQEDWSGKGLPLNIEVMELDLLSLDSVARFAEAWNARLAPLHVLINNAGIFSIGEPQKFSKDGYEEHMQVNHLAPAMLSILLLPSLIRGSPSRIINVNSTMHYVGFVDPEDMNVVSGKRKYTSVVGYGGSKLAQIMFSSVLHKRLPAEAGISVVCVTPGIVLTNVARDLPQFLQVGYRLIPYFIFNAEEGSRSTLFAATDPQISEYCEMLKADDWPVCAYISHDCRPTNASEEAHNVETSYKVWEKTLDLVGLPLDSVERLIEGEEIKCRYGNSQE
- the LOC107779871 gene encoding uncharacterized protein LOC107779871; its protein translation is MASTKVQRIMTQPINLIFRFLQSKARIQIWLFEQKDLRIEGRIIGFDEYMNLVLDDAEEVNVKKKSRKQLGRILLKGDNITLMMNTGK